Proteins from a genomic interval of Chroococcidiopsis thermalis PCC 7203:
- a CDS encoding hybrid sensor histidine kinase/response regulator, which yields MSMAIAGYTLLEVITECTNTTVYRAYRDTDKTSVIIKTPKAERTSIEELTYLKHEYNILHDLKLTGFVQPLALESYQSGLALIYADFSGISLKRLLESQKKIGLISFLSIAIQLVSAVAQLHQHNIIHKDIQPCNILVNPETGQAIFIDLSLASRLPIENQTIRHPELLEGNLAYISPEQTGRMNRALDYRTDFYSLGVTFYEMLTGQLPFQANNPLELIHSHIAKAAISPREHQPEIPPAIAQIVMKLLAKTAEDRYQSALGLKADLETCLRMLQTTQKISSFRAGQLDLSSQFLIPQKLYGREREVATLIDAFDRVSRGATEMMLVSGYSGVGKSSLVNEVHRPIVGARGYFISGKFDQFKRNIPYASLIQAFQELIRQLLTESSDRIASWQAKLLTALGSNGQIIIDVIPEVERIIGVQPAVPSLGITESQNRFNRVFRQFIHVFTQPEHPLVIFLDDLQWVDLASLKLIQLLVCDSHSQYLLLIGAYRDNEVNSSHPLISTLAEIQQAHVVTNNIVLQPLQIIHTNQLIADTLRTNTTTTKALAELVFKKTQGNPFFLTQLLKSLYQEKLLTFDFDRAGWQWDIHVLQEIDITNNVVELMVSQIQKLSPKTQKVLKFAACIGDKFTLDILAIVNEKSLLETAKDLWEALQVNLISPLSEAYKIPLVIEPDTSKILLVKPLKVSYKFLHDRVQQAAYSLIPDSQKQATHLKIGQLLLKNTAIEERKENIFALVNHLNYGADLLTLDAEKSELAELNLIAGQKAKAATAYESAMRYFKMGLGLLTANSWQNQYELTLALYESAVETAYLNGDFEQMEQWATIVLQQAKSPIDKMKVYEVKIQTCMAQVKQLEAIAIGLQALELLGVRLPQSPSPLDLQHALSRTATNLAGKNIEDLINLPLMTEVDKLAAIRMLTSLGSPTYQAAPMLFPLVVCEQVNLSLEFGNTPFSAYGYVCYGVILNGIVEDVESAYQFGKLALNLVERFNTLELKTSVFFVAGSCTMHGKVHAKETLPLLLNGYQNGLENGHFEYGGYAAMQRCQYSYFTGQELANLERDMANVSDALLQLKQENALSWNQIFQQSVANLLEPTQNRCCLLGKAYNEERSLPLLQKANDRTGLHYFYINKLILCYLFGEYEQALENADRAVQYLDGVKAFLVVPVFYFYDSLAQIAMYPSASRSQQEQLLDRVLNNQKKMQKWAGYAPMNFQHKYELVEAEQARVLGQYWQAMESYDRAVAGAREHGYIQEEALANELAAKFYFSQGRDKIAQVYLVEAYYGYLHWGATAKVKDIEIKYPQILVRFPKQEAVLDNVSQSLSPISIENPKNLDLATVIKASQAVSGEIVFDNLLTKLMQIVLENAGAEKGYLILDKAGELYIETAGGIDLDEIAVREALPFRISETFENHPILPISAINYVARTLESVVLNDATDKEIFASDSYIVARQPKSILCTPILHQGKLTGILYLENNLTTGAFTPDRLEILQLLSAQAAISIENARLYHDLENYNQSLETKVAERTLELQAKNVQLQQEIGDRQRAEIAAEAASQAKSEFLANMSHELRTPLNGILGYAQILKKEKALTEQQKNGLDIIHRCGDHLLTLIDDILDISKIEAQKMELDCHDFNFLEFLAGIVDICQIRAEPKGICLTYELSNLPQFIRADEKRLRQVLLNLLGNAVKFTEKGSVTFKVSDRAGKLRFQVEDTGIGMAVEQLEEIFLPFQQVGRHRDRVEGTGLGLAISKQLVQKMGGDIKVKSTLGQGSVFWFELELPRIYQLAEVTNISKQRIIGFQGNKLKVLVIDDKWSNRSVIVNMLEPLGFEVLEAIDGLDGLAKAQAFQPDCVILDLVMPGMDGFEVTRHLRTLPELTGVVAIAISASVFDFDRQQSQAVGCDDFLPKPVRETDLLEKLRIHLGLQWIYEEESTEKALDNSSASELATGAIVPPPAEEMVKLLDLAMRGDIRGIIEQAVRIEALDRRYRPFALHLRQLAKSYKEKQILEFVKKYLDI from the coding sequence ATGAGCATGGCGATCGCGGGTTACACGCTACTAGAAGTTATAACTGAATGCACTAACACGACTGTTTATCGTGCTTATAGGGATACAGACAAAACCTCAGTTATTATTAAAACTCCAAAAGCCGAGCGTACATCTATAGAAGAGCTGACTTACTTAAAACACGAGTATAACATTCTTCACGACCTGAAACTAACAGGGTTCGTTCAACCATTGGCTTTGGAGAGTTATCAAAGCGGCTTAGCCCTAATCTATGCAGATTTTTCAGGGATATCTTTAAAAAGACTGCTTGAATCGCAAAAAAAAATTGGATTAATTAGCTTTTTATCAATCGCTATTCAATTAGTTTCAGCCGTCGCTCAGCTGCATCAACACAACATTATTCATAAAGATATTCAGCCCTGCAATATCTTAGTTAATCCCGAAACAGGTCAAGCGATCTTTATCGATCTTAGCCTTGCTTCACGCTTGCCTATAGAGAATCAGACCATTCGTCATCCTGAATTGTTGGAAGGCAATCTAGCCTATATCTCACCAGAGCAAACTGGTAGGATGAACCGCGCGCTCGATTACCGAACTGACTTTTATTCATTAGGTGTGACTTTCTATGAAATGCTGACAGGACAGTTACCATTTCAGGCAAACAATCCACTAGAACTTATTCACTCTCATATTGCTAAAGCCGCAATATCGCCTAGAGAACATCAACCAGAAATTCCGCCAGCGATCGCCCAAATCGTGATGAAATTGCTAGCAAAAACGGCAGAAGACCGCTACCAAAGTGCATTGGGTTTAAAGGCTGACTTAGAAACTTGTCTGAGAATGTTACAGACAACCCAGAAAATTTCTTCCTTCCGTGCAGGTCAACTCGATTTATCTAGTCAATTTCTAATTCCCCAAAAACTTTACGGTCGCGAACGAGAAGTTGCAACTCTCATAGATGCTTTCGATCGCGTCAGTCGAGGTGCGACGGAGATGATGTTAGTCAGCGGTTATTCTGGGGTTGGTAAATCTTCTTTAGTTAACGAAGTTCATAGACCAATTGTGGGAGCGCGGGGATATTTTATTTCGGGAAAATTTGACCAATTTAAGCGAAATATTCCTTATGCTTCTTTAATTCAAGCGTTTCAAGAATTAATCCGGCAATTACTGACCGAAAGTAGCGATCGCATTGCCAGTTGGCAAGCAAAACTTTTGACAGCTTTAGGTTCTAATGGTCAGATAATTATTGACGTTATCCCTGAAGTCGAACGTATTATTGGCGTGCAGCCAGCAGTTCCTAGTTTAGGAATCACTGAATCCCAAAACCGATTTAATCGAGTATTTCGACAATTTATTCACGTATTTACTCAACCAGAACATCCGCTAGTTATCTTTTTAGATGACTTACAATGGGTCGATCTAGCTTCTTTAAAACTGATTCAGTTGCTTGTTTGTGACTCGCATAGTCAATATTTATTATTAATTGGAGCTTATCGCGATAATGAAGTTAATAGCTCTCATCCTCTCATATCAACTCTGGCTGAGATTCAACAAGCTCATGTCGTAACGAACAATATTGTCCTTCAGCCTTTACAAATTATTCACACTAACCAATTAATTGCCGATACTCTCCGCACGAACACGACTACAACTAAGGCGCTGGCTGAATTAGTTTTTAAGAAAACTCAAGGTAATCCTTTTTTCTTAACTCAACTACTAAAATCTCTATATCAAGAAAAACTGTTGACATTTGATTTCGATCGCGCTGGCTGGCAGTGGGACATTCATGTGCTTCAAGAAATTGATATTACTAACAATGTTGTGGAATTAATGGTTAGCCAAATTCAAAAATTATCACCAAAGACGCAGAAAGTTCTGAAGTTTGCTGCCTGTATTGGAGATAAATTTACATTAGATATTTTAGCCATTGTCAATGAGAAATCTTTATTGGAAACTGCGAAAGATTTATGGGAAGCCCTACAAGTAAATCTAATTTCACCCCTTTCTGAAGCCTATAAAATTCCGCTAGTTATCGAGCCAGATACCTCAAAAATTTTATTAGTTAAACCATTAAAAGTTAGTTACAAATTTTTACACGATCGCGTCCAGCAAGCAGCTTATTCTCTCATTCCCGATTCACAAAAACAAGCAACTCATTTAAAAATAGGTCAATTATTACTTAAAAATACTGCAATTGAAGAACGAAAAGAAAATATTTTTGCTTTAGTCAATCACCTAAATTACGGTGCTGACTTACTCACTTTAGACGCGGAAAAATCCGAGCTAGCCGAACTCAACCTGATCGCAGGTCAGAAAGCGAAAGCAGCAACAGCGTATGAGTCTGCTATGCGCTACTTTAAAATGGGTTTGGGATTATTAACAGCAAATAGCTGGCAGAATCAGTACGAGCTAACACTGGCACTCTACGAATCAGCGGTAGAAACAGCTTACCTGAATGGCGACTTCGAGCAAATGGAGCAATGGGCAACGATTGTCTTACAACAGGCAAAATCTCCCATTGACAAAATGAAAGTTTATGAAGTCAAAATTCAAACTTGCATGGCGCAAGTCAAACAACTAGAAGCGATCGCCATTGGCTTACAAGCACTGGAACTGCTAGGGGTAAGATTACCTCAGTCGCCTAGTCCCTTAGATTTGCAACACGCACTCAGCCGCACAGCAACAAATTTGGCTGGGAAAAATATCGAAGACTTGATTAACCTACCGTTAATGACTGAGGTTGATAAGCTAGCAGCCATCAGAATGCTAACCAGCTTAGGTTCTCCCACCTATCAAGCCGCACCGATGTTATTTCCCTTGGTTGTCTGCGAACAGGTGAATTTATCGCTGGAATTTGGCAATACACCTTTTTCGGCTTACGGTTATGTTTGTTACGGCGTGATTTTAAACGGCATAGTTGAGGATGTTGAGTCGGCTTATCAATTTGGTAAGTTGGCTTTAAACTTAGTGGAACGATTCAACACCCTAGAACTCAAAACTAGTGTATTTTTTGTCGCCGGATCGTGTACGATGCATGGAAAAGTACACGCTAAAGAGACTTTGCCACTGCTACTGAATGGATATCAAAATGGATTGGAAAACGGGCATTTTGAATATGGTGGCTATGCTGCCATGCAAAGATGCCAATATTCTTATTTTACGGGTCAGGAACTGGCAAATCTGGAGCGAGACATGGCAAACGTCAGCGATGCTCTGCTTCAGTTAAAGCAAGAAAATGCCTTAAGTTGGAATCAAATCTTTCAGCAGTCAGTAGCTAACTTACTCGAACCAACTCAAAATCGTTGCTGTTTGTTAGGTAAAGCGTACAACGAAGAGCGATCGCTACCGCTATTACAGAAAGCCAACGATCGCACCGGACTGCACTATTTTTATATAAACAAACTGATTCTTTGTTATTTATTTGGCGAGTACGAGCAAGCGTTAGAAAATGCAGATCGAGCCGTACAGTATTTAGATGGAGTCAAAGCATTTCTGGTTGTGCCAGTCTTCTATTTCTACGATTCTCTGGCACAAATTGCCATGTATCCCTCAGCATCGCGATCGCAACAAGAACAACTTCTAGACAGAGTACTCAATAACCAGAAAAAGATGCAAAAATGGGCAGGCTATGCCCCGATGAATTTTCAGCATAAGTACGAATTAGTAGAAGCAGAGCAAGCGCGGGTATTAGGTCAATATTGGCAAGCTATGGAGTCTTACGATCGCGCAGTTGCTGGAGCTAGAGAGCATGGCTATATTCAAGAAGAAGCCTTAGCAAATGAATTAGCAGCCAAATTTTATTTTTCACAAGGCAGAGATAAAATCGCTCAAGTTTATTTAGTCGAAGCTTACTACGGTTATCTACATTGGGGAGCCACGGCAAAAGTTAAAGATATAGAAATAAAATATCCCCAAATTCTTGTGCGATTTCCGAAGCAAGAAGCCGTTCTTGACAATGTTAGTCAATCCTTAAGCCCTATCTCGATTGAAAACCCCAAAAATCTAGATTTGGCAACTGTGATAAAAGCTTCACAAGCAGTTTCAGGTGAAATTGTTTTCGATAATTTGCTGACTAAACTCATGCAAATAGTGCTAGAAAATGCAGGGGCAGAAAAAGGATATTTAATCTTAGATAAGGCGGGAGAACTTTACATTGAAACGGCTGGAGGAATTGATCTAGATGAAATTGCGGTGCGGGAAGCGCTCCCTTTCAGAATATCGGAAACATTTGAGAATCATCCTATCCTGCCTATTTCTGCGATCAATTATGTAGCTAGAACTCTAGAATCTGTAGTTTTAAATGATGCAACTGATAAGGAAATCTTTGCTAGCGATTCTTACATTGTCGCTCGCCAACCAAAATCAATTTTATGCACGCCAATTTTGCACCAGGGGAAACTGACGGGGATTCTCTACCTAGAAAACAATCTCACAACTGGAGCTTTTACACCCGATCGCCTGGAAATTTTACAACTGCTATCTGCTCAAGCCGCAATTTCAATCGAAAACGCTCGTCTTTATCACGATTTAGAAAATTATAACCAGTCTCTAGAAACAAAAGTTGCCGAGCGGACGTTAGAACTACAAGCAAAAAACGTGCAACTGCAACAGGAGATTGGCGATCGCCAGCGAGCAGAAATAGCAGCCGAGGCTGCAAGTCAGGCTAAGAGTGAATTTTTAGCCAATATGAGCCACGAACTCCGCACACCGCTAAATGGCATTTTGGGTTACGCTCAAATTCTCAAGAAAGAAAAAGCTTTGACCGAGCAACAAAAGAATGGTTTGGATATCATTCATCGCTGTGGCGATCACTTGCTGACTTTGATCGACGATATTCTAGACATCTCCAAAATCGAAGCCCAAAAAATGGAACTCGATTGTCACGATTTCAATTTTTTAGAATTTCTAGCGGGGATTGTCGATATCTGTCAAATTCGCGCCGAGCCAAAAGGCATTTGTTTAACTTACGAGCTGTCTAACCTACCGCAATTTATTCGTGCTGACGAGAAAAGACTGCGGCAAGTCTTGCTGAATCTGTTGGGCAATGCCGTTAAGTTTACCGAAAAAGGTAGCGTGACTTTCAAAGTGAGCGATCGCGCTGGAAAGCTGCGGTTTCAAGTAGAAGATACTGGAATTGGCATGGCAGTAGAACAGTTAGAAGAAATTTTCTTACCGTTTCAGCAGGTAGGCAGGCATCGCGATCGCGTTGAAGGAACGGGATTGGGTTTGGCAATCAGCAAGCAGTTGGTGCAAAAGATGGGTGGTGACATCAAAGTCAAGAGTACTTTGGGTCAAGGGAGTGTTTTTTGGTTCGAGCTAGAATTACCGAGAATTTACCAATTAGCTGAAGTTACTAATATAAGTAAACAAAGAATTATCGGTTTTCAAGGCAACAAATTGAAAGTGTTGGTAATAGACGATAAATGGTCGAACCGTTCTGTCATAGTTAATATGCTAGAGCCATTGGGGTTTGAAGTGTTAGAAGCGATCGACGGTCTTGATGGTTTGGCTAAGGCGCAGGCGTTTCAGCCTGATTGTGTCATCCTCGATTTGGTCATGCCTGGGATGGATGGGTTTGAAGTGACTCGTCATCTCAGGACATTGCCAGAGTTAACAGGCGTAGTGGCGATCGCAATCTCAGCTAGCGTGTTCGATTTCGATCGGCAGCAGAGTCAAGCAGTCGGTTGCGATGATTTTCTGCCAAAGCCAGTTCGCGAGACAGATTTATTAGAAAAATTAAGGATTCACTTAGGTTTGCAATGGATTTATGAGGAAGAATCGACAGAGAAAGCTTTAGATAATTCCTCAGCAAGCGAACTGGCAACAGGTGCGATCGTTCCTCCTCCAGCCGAGGAGATGGTGAAGTTACTCGATCTGGCAATGAGAGGTGACATTCGAGGCATTATAGAACAAGCCGTTAGAATTGAAGCATTAGATCGACGATACAGACCATTTGCGCTGCATCTGCGTCAACTCGCTAAAAGTTATAAAGAGAAACAAATTCTGGAGTTTGTGAAAAAATACTTAGATATCTAG
- a CDS encoding WYL domain-containing protein, which translates to MPRKKDTITLSIPPGTKEKLEAIARRLNILWGKDPSISGLIVAIAQHAVEVGKPFTLDFNQVNALQQAIKALNDAGQIGESQTVLTLLLERGNLDASIRQSLLKQASKLLQAWRSQIDEYRQKQQPFYLFYENSQGEELQYTVRYAEPRFFDKRYYLLIWCEETEDVKNSIPNLPELWHNRTLIFDRIRLIVPASGEWREGLDHLKVYLHFQGWMVKSYERREDDLEDETIGDVRQVVRRVVNEFWLIREVLRYRQDCVIVSPQSMRDRLKQELLAMCQLYDIETKS; encoded by the coding sequence ATGCCTCGAAAAAAAGACACGATTACACTGTCAATTCCGCCAGGAACCAAGGAAAAACTAGAAGCGATCGCCCGTCGCCTCAATATTCTTTGGGGCAAAGACCCCAGTATTTCGGGCTTAATCGTGGCGATCGCCCAACACGCTGTAGAGGTGGGAAAGCCCTTCACGCTTGACTTTAACCAAGTCAACGCCTTGCAGCAGGCTATCAAAGCGCTTAACGATGCAGGTCAAATTGGCGAATCTCAAACTGTACTTACACTTTTATTAGAGCGAGGAAACCTTGATGCATCAATCCGCCAATCATTGCTCAAACAAGCCAGTAAGCTCTTACAAGCATGGCGAAGTCAAATTGATGAGTATAGACAAAAGCAACAACCGTTTTATTTGTTTTATGAAAATTCCCAAGGTGAAGAACTACAGTACACCGTGCGCTATGCCGAACCGCGCTTTTTCGATAAGCGGTATTACTTACTCATATGGTGCGAGGAAACGGAAGATGTAAAAAATTCGATTCCCAACTTACCCGAACTTTGGCACAATCGCACTTTAATCTTCGATCGCATTCGTTTAATCGTACCCGCAAGCGGTGAATGGCGAGAGGGATTAGATCATCTAAAAGTATACTTACACTTTCAGGGTTGGATGGTGAAATCCTATGAACGTAGGGAAGATGACTTAGAAGACGAAACGATTGGGGATGTGCGTCAAGTCGTGCGGCGAGTTGTTAACGAGTTTTGGCTGATTCGAGAAGTCCTGCGTTATCGGCAAGATTGCGTCATTGTATCACCACAGAGTATGCGCGATCGCCTCAAACAAGAACTCCTTGCCATGTGCCAGTTGTACGATATCGAAACCAAAAGTTAA
- a CDS encoding response regulator, with translation MSVATAEPGTILVVDDTPTNLEILFDFLTNYGFKILIAEDGESALQKAAYASPDLILLDILMPGIDGFETCSRLKASESTREIPVIFMTALSETADKVKGLQVGAVDYVTKPLQHEEVLARVQTHLRLRSLTKQLQAQNVQLEQEIEQRQRQYQRSQLFAEVTLKIRQSLQLEDILQAAAIEVQKILQADRVVIYRLRSDGTGSAVAEAVLPGWFSVLGQQFAAEVFPEDCHQLYCQGRIRGIADVEREENIAPCLVEFMRQFQVKAKLVVPITIKAELWGLLIAHQCSSSRDWTDFETELLGQLADQIGIAITQAQLLEQETRYSQELARSNAELQQFASIASHDLQEPLRKIQAFGNRLQEKYGELLNEQGADYIRRMQNAAQRMQILIDDLLVFSRITTRAQPFVAVNLAKVAKEVLSDLEVLIQQTEAQVELSELPSIHADPLQMRQLLQNLIGNALKFRRKNEPPRVKIYSQIIDNREQLTENLLNTYLCQITVEDNGIGFDQKYCDRIFQVFQRLHGRSEYEGTGIGLAICRKIVERHGGSIAAESKPSQGAKFIVTLPMHQSIN, from the coding sequence ATGAGCGTGGCTACTGCCGAACCAGGCACGATCCTAGTTGTCGATGATACTCCTACTAATTTGGAGATCCTTTTCGATTTCTTAACTAATTACGGTTTCAAAATTTTGATCGCTGAAGATGGTGAAAGCGCGCTCCAAAAAGCAGCATATGCCTCACCAGATCTGATCCTGTTAGATATTTTGATGCCAGGGATAGATGGTTTTGAAACTTGCAGCCGCCTCAAAGCCAGTGAATCAACGCGGGAGATTCCGGTAATTTTTATGACTGCCTTATCTGAAACAGCAGATAAAGTGAAGGGTTTACAGGTGGGAGCAGTCGATTACGTGACTAAGCCATTACAGCATGAAGAGGTTTTGGCAAGGGTGCAGACACATCTGCGGTTGCGATCGCTAACCAAGCAACTCCAAGCGCAAAACGTGCAGTTAGAGCAGGAGATCGAGCAGCGCCAACGGCAGTATCAGCGATCGCAATTATTTGCGGAAGTGACGCTGAAAATTCGTCAATCACTTCAGTTAGAGGACATACTACAAGCGGCGGCGATCGAAGTCCAGAAGATTCTGCAAGCAGATCGAGTCGTAATTTATCGCCTGCGATCGGATGGTACTGGTAGTGCAGTTGCTGAGGCAGTGCTACCTGGTTGGTTCTCAGTTCTGGGACAGCAATTTGCTGCGGAAGTTTTTCCAGAAGATTGCCATCAGCTTTACTGTCAAGGGCGAATTCGCGGCATTGCCGATGTGGAACGGGAAGAAAACATTGCGCCGTGTTTAGTTGAATTTATGCGGCAATTCCAAGTTAAAGCAAAACTGGTCGTGCCGATTACGATCAAAGCAGAACTCTGGGGTCTATTAATTGCTCATCAATGCAGTAGCTCGCGAGACTGGACTGATTTTGAGACAGAGTTGCTGGGACAGCTAGCCGATCAAATTGGTATTGCTATAACTCAAGCTCAACTTTTAGAACAAGAAACTCGCTACTCTCAGGAGCTAGCGCGATCGAATGCCGAACTGCAACAGTTTGCCTCGATCGCCTCTCACGATCTGCAAGAACCATTGCGCAAGATTCAAGCATTTGGCAACAGACTTCAAGAAAAGTATGGCGAGCTGCTGAACGAACAGGGGGCTGACTATATAAGACGGATGCAAAATGCAGCCCAGAGAATGCAGATTTTAATTGACGATTTGCTCGTATTTTCACGAATTACAACTAGAGCGCAACCCTTCGTTGCAGTGAATCTTGCCAAGGTAGCAAAAGAGGTACTATCAGATTTAGAAGTGTTAATTCAACAAACTGAGGCGCAGGTGGAGCTGAGCGAGCTGCCAAGCATTCATGCCGACCCGTTACAAATGCGTCAGTTATTGCAGAATTTGATTGGCAACGCCCTCAAATTTCGGCGAAAAAACGAACCTCCTCGTGTGAAGATATACAGTCAAATTATCGATAATCGAGAACAATTAACTGAGAATTTACTAAATACTTATCTTTGTCAAATTACAGTTGAGGATAACGGTATTGGTTTTGACCAAAAGTATTGCGATCGCATTTTTCAAGTTTTTCAACGGTTGCACGGTCGCAGCGAGTACGAAGGTACGGGTATAGGTTTGGCAATTTGCCGTAAGATTGTCGAGCGGCATGGTGGCAGTATTGCAGCTGAAAGTAAGCCAAGCCAAGGAGCAAAATTTATCGTGACGCTACCTATGCATCAATCCATAAATTGA
- a CDS encoding Rrf2 family transcriptional regulator, with translation MELSSKSEYALLALLELANAYQSAQLLQIRQIAARRDIPERYLDQLLAILRRGGLIKGIRGAKGGYILAREPRQITLLDALRCIEGLDIASSVEQSTAEGAERGAVEEIWQSAEQAANAVWQNYTLQDLCDRVAARRQLDYMYYI, from the coding sequence ATGGAACTTTCGAGCAAATCTGAATATGCACTGCTGGCGCTGTTAGAGTTGGCGAATGCTTATCAGAGCGCTCAGTTGCTCCAAATTCGGCAGATAGCAGCCAGACGAGATATACCAGAGCGTTATTTGGATCAACTGCTGGCAATATTGCGGCGAGGCGGACTGATTAAGGGTATCCGTGGAGCTAAGGGTGGTTACATCCTGGCACGCGAACCACGCCAAATTACGCTGCTAGATGCTTTGCGATGTATTGAAGGATTAGATATCGCATCTTCTGTAGAGCAAAGCACTGCTGAAGGAGCAGAACGAGGCGCAGTTGAGGAAATTTGGCAATCAGCAGAACAGGCGGCGAATGCAGTTTGGCAAAACTATACGCTCCAAGACTTGTGCGATCGCGTTGCCGCTCGTCGGCAGTTAGATTATATGTACTATATCTAG